aatggactCTTTCACTGCAGGAAGAGATTTTATGGATAAAGGAAGCAACGATTTAAAGTACaaatatcttaatgatggatttgctcCTTACAAACACAccgcttttcacttcacaagacattaattgatggactggagcggtgtggattactgcaatgtttttctcagctgtttggactctcattcggacggcacccattcactgcagaggattcacttgtgagcaagtgatgtaaatttctccaaatcagtttcGATAAataaaactcatctacatcttggatggcctgagggtgaatacatttttagcaaattttcattttgtgctgaattattcctttaaagccctataataaaaaaaaattaaaaattcttcaGTGTTACCATTGGGTACTGCACTGCAAGGCAGAGCAGGCTTCCATCCATGGCCTGGCAGGCGGACACCTCTGGCTCATAGATGTGGACCAGCACCAGAGTGTTCTTGCCCTCCTCATCAACGGCATGCAGGAACTCCTCCCCTGAAGAGATGTCAATCACCTTTTCGAAGCGCCGCCCTCCACACAGCTGTCGCCGCATCTCCTCCATGCGCTGCAGACGATACTGCTGGAGGAAggcttcatcctcctcatcctgctcctcctcttcttcttcctccacaCGGAGGTTCACCTGaagcaaaataaaagaaatagagAGAATAAAATTTTGTTGCTGATATTCAGAAATAGGAAgggcaaagaaaaataaaaaaaaacatagaaaattgtatttatatttttaataataattttttattttttatgtaatgagAGATTATCTATTTGATATGAATAGttagcaataaaataataaaccaggTGGTTGtgaaggcaacatttctcataaaaaaaaaaatttataagttacattttaatttatttttaagtactaaaacaactaaaaattaaaatagtgaaaaaaatctgaaaaactaaattactaaaatttcaactgaaaaaaaaaaaaaaaataaaaaaaataaaaatatcagtaaaaactATAATGACAATAACCACTGTATCGTGATATTCTGTGACATTCGGTATGTTGACTAGTGTATTGAGTGTTTCTCACTTTGCCTGCGATCTTATCCTGCAgctctttctgtttctgtctgtccgCTTCTTCCTCTAGATGCGACTTGCAGGTCATGCTGAGTTTCTTGATGAGTCGCTCCATCTCTTTCTGCTGCTCCACGCGCTGCTCGTTCTCCAGCTGCTTGTATTTACGCCAGTCATTGATCACTCCCTTCGGCCCTGTGGGAGAAACACACAGTCAGAAGATGTGTGGCTGATGAACGTGGATGCAGCATCTTTTAATCAGAGGCTGTGAGAGACAGAAGTACAAATTTGTGTTCATAATTCATGTTTAACTGTACCAGTGTTGACCGAACTGCCATCTGCACTGTAGTCGAGTTCCACGTCCAGCACCTCCTGGTCGCGGATGGTTTTGGATGCGTTCTCTTCTTCCTCATGGTCGCTCTCTTCATCCTCACTGCTGCTGTAGTAATACTGCAGCTTCTCCCCAAGAAGCTTATCATCAAGCGTCGTCATGACGACACACTGAGATACATGTGAAAGACACACAGACAACATACAAACATCACGCTGAGAACAAGAAACATCAAAACCAGCAGTTAAGCAGACAGAAAAAACAacccaccataaaaaaaaactacacaacacacaaaataaaaataaaataaattaaaggcaACGCTTCACAAGGTTCATttggttaacattagtttattctctctttttttattttagatttacttTAAACTTTAGGTTGGGTTTTACTTTTAGgatgtttcttttcattctttattatacataattttaagttttgtttttgcataaatcatttataaagtgtatttacagaggaaattaaaaataaaaatattcaaacaacattagttaatgcattaggtaacatgaataataaacaacttctCTGTCTACAGCTTTTCTTAATCTagtttaattataaatacacCAAGGTTGacagttgtaaaaatatttataaattaatattaggtTATACAAGAATTCtacttcaaatgtaaaaaatctatTAGTATTTGTTAAATGTAGTATATAGTTAAATGCTGTTAAAGTACTGTACACTGTATTATTGCTGCATGCATAATACTTTTGCTTTATATTTACAATCAATATGTTGTCACACCAATATCGTTTCTAAGTAAgttacgtttaaaaaaaaaataataaaaaaaaaatctgcttttttttttttttttttatacattagtGAGTGTAATAGCATTACAGTTTTTAGATTAATGATTGTTTACAAAGACTGGGTTACCTTCTCtcatttttttagataatttaacTCAAAATAATACACAGTTCATACACTAACATTATGCTTTTGCTGCCCATTATCACGTGCTGTtattcaggaaatgcaaatctagttctTAAATACCTCATGAGAAAATTAAACTGGGGCTGGTAAGAAATCCAATTAGCCCTCATCCCCTCTGGACATGAAATCTAGACTAATGACTGAAgtcttacaaaatgtatttttaacataaGACAGCTTCAGTGTAAACACATACAATCATACATTTCGTTAGAAATGCGTATAGATTTAGTATTAGCTAATCTCTCAAACACAACCTGCTAGTTTACCTGGCGAAATTTCATCTGATAATGTTTGAGAAACAAACTACCTaactaaacaaactgaaaaatcaATACCGTTCACTTAAAAGGCGTCTGATTTGCAAATTAAAAATCAGCAACTATaaagttaaattataaatatgagaTTCCCGCTGACAGAATTCTACAATAACACGCTAACATGCTAGCAAACTATATAACGCTAACCCACCAACACAAAATACCACAAAAATCCTAATAAAataggatatatatattataaacaagatgggtttatgattattataacatttataatctgGTAACCCGACTGAATCTTACCAATATATGTCTCCTTTATCGCAGTTAATCGCTGAAACAGCCTCTTCAGACCCTAGGCTGACGCTACACAGCGCAAGCACACTTATTGACCAATGACAGCGCTGAAGAGATGATTGACGTGAGTATCCGCCAATAAGAGTTAGAAGCGATTGACAGAAGGCGTTTCAAATGTTTTGGTGCCAGaaggtgtttttgtttgttttttgttttgggaaTTGCTATCAAAATCGCGTCTCGGGGGGTCAAAACCTCCTTTAGGGGTAACTCTAACCCACTTAGAAAACTAGAAAACgttatgcatatttattataaaataaaaacatttacatttagtcatttagcatttCACCGAAAGATGGTtaattagacacacacacacaaacacacaaagaaatctaagaaatgtcaaaaaaaaaataagaaaaaacaataaaaatattctctGGAATGCTGCATCATTAAAATGAGTCATTACTGTAATTATTGGAACTATAGCGACGCTTAGTAACAAATCATAACACCCCAGAAAAGCATAGCAGCCAGCCAACATCATGTTTTGTCTTGAGGAACTTTTCCaggtttcataaataaataaataaaaacataattaaaaaaacataaaaaatataaaatataaagaaacatcTAAACATGACGAGACATTGATGCAACTTGGTAGTAATAAAAAGTATGttcatatttagtattttatgtgTGTTGTATGGTAAATGCTGTTCCATGTCAGCTTAACCCAGAAAATGTCTACTAATGCCACTGTGTAATCTGCTTTTTAGAATGTGCATTATAACCCACATGCACAAATATGATCCACATATATATGAAAAGCCTTCAGGGTATTAaaggctttaatttttttttttttttctcaaaaaacactaACACTATATGCAAAGCCACAACAACACGAATGCCTGAAATGACATATGTTCAGACAAATAATTCATGCAATGACTAAAGGTTAATTGATGTCACTTTATCTAACATATTTcaggtttgtgtaaaaaaaaagaaatcctgaAATTATGCAAAATTCCATACAAAAAATATGTCTGTGTTCTCTGgtgagtgtgatttcaccaagtacaaaaAACCACATGAACATGTAACAACTCCAAATTAAAgccaaatatactaaaaaataacaaaattgatGCCATTTATATGTGTTAGttcaaaataacacattatattGGCAAAAGCAAGTGAACACCTGACCACTCATTTTCCCGTTGAATGCTTACTGTTTAAATGAATTCAGAACCACAAGTATTAATAGGGAGTTGATCCTCACTGTGCTGCCATTAAAATAGGTTTGGACGATTCTTGTTCAGATTAataggtaaaaacatttttttcatcctTACTGCAAATTTAAGCACATCCAACCTGAGCAAGTGTTTCGCTGCAGGAGATGAggaaatatatcatttttttttttttcgtttcaaCATCACAATTCACATAATAAATATGATACTCTGAGCTGAATGTGAATACTTGTATTTCGATGTCACCACTGGAAAATAAcctgattttttattattcatttatttttatcatgcagATTGTTAAATAACACTATATACATGGGACATGTGAAAAACAGCACAAcctactattttttattttatttttaatgttttatctacagtaataaatgaataaaattataataaccaGAACATCACCCTTATCCCTACCCAAATTGTCACACATAAACTagagggagagaggaaaaaataaataaaatgggggGGGGTTCTACAATGAAGATGTCTCGACAAAGGAAAGCATAGGATTCCATAATCTATAAAAAGAATTACCAGAATGTTAGgggtgtttaatattttttttccaaatgtagaAAAGACATGAAGTCATTAATATCAGCATGACACTTACACCATATAAACCATCAACAGAGATTTCTCCAAAAATTGCAATTATT
This window of the Cyprinus carpio isolate SPL01 chromosome A21, ASM1834038v1, whole genome shotgun sequence genome carries:
- the LOC122149267 gene encoding phosducin-like protein isoform X2, yielding MTTLDDKLLGEKLQYYYSSSEDEESDHEEEENASKTIRDQEVLDVELDYSADGSSVNTGPKGVINDWRKYKQLENEQRVEQQKEMERLIKKLSMTCKSHLEEEADRQKQKELQDKIAGKVNLRVEEEEEEEQDEEDEAFLQQYRLQRMEEMRRQLCGGRRFEKVIDISSGEEFLHAVDEEGKNTLVLVHIYEPEVSACQAMDGSLLCLAVQYPMVKFCRVRGSAVGTSALFRSSALPALLLYRGGELVGNLVRVSDQLGDDFYATDVEALLQEYGLLPEKYIQPNTHSSIRNAAVTHPNESDSDLDID
- the LOC122149267 gene encoding phosducin-like protein isoform X1; this translates as MLSVCLSHVSQCVVMTTLDDKLLGEKLQYYYSSSEDEESDHEEEENASKTIRDQEVLDVELDYSADGSSVNTGPKGVINDWRKYKQLENEQRVEQQKEMERLIKKLSMTCKSHLEEEADRQKQKELQDKIAGKVNLRVEEEEEEEQDEEDEAFLQQYRLQRMEEMRRQLCGGRRFEKVIDISSGEEFLHAVDEEGKNTLVLVHIYEPEVSACQAMDGSLLCLAVQYPMVKFCRVRGSAVGTSALFRSSALPALLLYRGGELVGNLVRVSDQLGDDFYATDVEALLQEYGLLPEKYIQPNTHSSIRNAAVTHPNESDSDLDID